In one window of Paraburkholderia phymatum STM815 DNA:
- a CDS encoding isovaleryl-CoA dehydrogenase encodes MERFGPGITHEVSNQAPPLANYNLFTSDAALAAAVEREGAAWHREALTRDGAALTTPEILALAELANRHTPELAAFSPRGERIDALEFHPAWHTLLGLLRREGLHALPFSDPQPGAMVARCAGYFLHAQLESGSLCPVTMTFASIPVLQREPGLFATLRDKLYSREHDPRDLPLEQKTSMMIGMGMTEKQGGSDVRSNRTQAFAASGSGRGAGYRLVGHKWFFSAPQCDAHLVLARTGDHEGLSCFFVPRFAPDGSKNAVRIQRLKDKLGNRSNASSEVEFFDAWGIMIGDEGRGVPTIIEMANYTRLDCVIGSAALMRAALVQAIHHARHRSAFGKHLADQPLMRNVLADLALESEAATVLFMRLARAFEDMTNAPEERAWRRLVTPAAKYWVCKRTLEFTGEAMEVWGGNGYVEEGPMARFYREAPVNSIWEGSGNVMCLDVLRAMEREPGAAQALLAAWRAHAQAHPALNAALDRLTAASTSAPETREVSARRIAQQIVLIAQAVLLVQHAPSFVADAYIATRLGEGCGESGRVYGTLPAAFDHAAIANRAFPA; translated from the coding sequence ATGGAACGGTTCGGCCCCGGCATCACGCATGAAGTGTCCAATCAGGCTCCCCCGCTCGCGAACTACAACCTGTTTACAAGCGATGCCGCGCTGGCCGCCGCCGTCGAGCGCGAAGGCGCGGCGTGGCATCGGGAAGCGCTCACGCGCGACGGCGCCGCGCTGACGACGCCCGAGATCCTCGCACTCGCCGAGCTGGCGAACCGCCACACGCCCGAACTCGCCGCCTTCAGCCCGCGCGGCGAGCGCATCGACGCGCTCGAATTTCATCCCGCATGGCATACGCTGCTCGGCCTGTTGCGCCGTGAAGGACTGCACGCACTGCCCTTCTCCGACCCGCAGCCGGGTGCGATGGTCGCGCGTTGCGCCGGCTATTTTCTGCACGCGCAACTCGAATCGGGCTCACTGTGTCCGGTCACGATGACTTTCGCCAGCATTCCCGTGCTGCAGCGCGAACCCGGACTGTTCGCGACGTTGCGCGACAAGCTGTATTCGCGCGAGCACGATCCGCGCGACCTGCCGCTCGAGCAGAAGACCTCGATGATGATCGGCATGGGCATGACGGAGAAGCAAGGCGGCTCGGATGTGCGCAGCAACCGCACCCAGGCGTTTGCAGCAAGCGGCAGCGGACGCGGCGCCGGCTACCGGCTGGTCGGACACAAATGGTTTTTCTCGGCGCCGCAGTGCGACGCCCACCTGGTCCTCGCACGCACCGGCGATCACGAAGGCCTCTCCTGCTTCTTCGTGCCGCGCTTCGCGCCGGACGGCAGCAAGAACGCGGTGCGCATCCAGCGTCTGAAGGACAAGCTCGGCAACCGCTCGAACGCGAGCAGTGAAGTCGAGTTCTTCGACGCCTGGGGCATCATGATCGGCGACGAGGGACGCGGCGTGCCGACCATCATCGAAATGGCGAATTACACGCGGCTCGATTGCGTGATCGGCAGCGCGGCGCTGATGCGCGCGGCGCTCGTGCAGGCGATTCACCATGCGCGCCATCGCAGCGCGTTCGGCAAACATCTCGCCGATCAGCCGTTGATGCGCAATGTGCTCGCTGACCTGGCGCTCGAATCGGAGGCGGCGACCGTGCTGTTCATGCGCCTCGCGCGCGCCTTCGAAGACATGACGAACGCCCCGGAAGAACGCGCGTGGCGGCGCCTCGTCACGCCGGCGGCGAAGTACTGGGTCTGCAAGCGCACGCTCGAATTCACGGGCGAAGCGATGGAAGTCTGGGGCGGCAACGGTTACGTCGAAGAAGGACCGATGGCGCGCTTCTACCGCGAAGCACCCGTAAATTCGATCTGGGAAGGCTCGGGCAACGTGATGTGTCTTGACGTGCTGCGCGCGATGGAGCGCGAGCCGGGCGCCGCGCAGGCCCTGCTCGCCGCGTGGCGAGCGCACGCGCAAGCGCACCCGGCGTTGAACGCCGCGCTCGACCGTTTGACGGCCGCGTCGACGTCCGCGCCCGAGACGCGCGAAGTCTCGGCGCGCCGCATCGCCCAGCAGATCGTGCTGATCGCGCAGGCCGTGCTGCTCGTGCAACACGCGCCCTCGTTCGTCGCCGATGCGTACATCGCGACGCGGCTGGGCGAAGGCTGTGGCGAAAGCGGACGCGTGTACGGCACGCTGCCCGCCGCCTTCGATCACGCGGCTATCGCGAATCGCGCATTTCCGGCCTGA